A stretch of Trichomycterus rosablanca isolate fTriRos1 chromosome 8, fTriRos1.hap1, whole genome shotgun sequence DNA encodes these proteins:
- the st3gal5 gene encoding lactosylceramide alpha-2,3-sialyltransferase — MRKVMPLCHFSICRRYLVPLMVLGLISIGLLNLPLFNTSPKPVMILVDSSHRERVHSYVRSVLARECRPSFARKKIEAMYSISLPVAEPFLQKNSNLTKLMFKYPPPFGFLDLHHKLKKVLDLLPISFSERNGKHGCRKCVVVGNGGILRGLELGTFLNQFNVILRLNSGPIREFSKDVGNRTTIRMSYPEGSPKTLEDVDPLLKFVVVIHKSVDFNWLQAMITRTTLSLWDKLFFWQKVPEHIPVDPSKFHLLNPEIIRETALDLLHYPKPRQRRWGWDQNIPTLGVSAINLATYLCDEVSLAGFGYNLSQKVTPLHYYDNLPMTAMLKQTMHNVDIETVFLQRLVAAGSISDLTGGVHCSFC, encoded by the exons ATGAGGAAAGTGATGCCATTGTGCCatttttctatatg CAGGAGGTACCTTGTTCCACTGATGGTTCTGGGCCTAATTTCCATTGGTCTTTTAAATCTGCCTCTCTTCAATACTAGTCCTAAACCTGTCATGATACTTGTGGATTCCAGTCATCGAGAG cgtgtccattCCTATGTAAGAAGTGTGTTGGCCAGAGAATGCAGACCATcatttgcaagaaagaagattGAAGCTATGTATTCTATTTCTTTACCAGTTGCAGAACCCTTTCTACAAAAGAACAGCAACTTAACAAAACTAATGTTTAAGTATCCTCCACCATTTGGATTTCTGGACCTCCACCACAAGTTGAAGAAAGTCCTGGACCTTCTACCCATTTCCTTTTCAGAAAGAAATGGAAAACATGGTTGTCGCAAATGTGTTGTAGTTGGTAATGGAGGAATACTCCGAGGTCTGGAGCTTGGGACTTTTCTGAATCAGTTCAATGTCATCTTAAG ATTAAACAGTGGTCCAATAAGGGAATTCAGCAAAGATGTGGGAAACCGCACCACCATCAGGATGAGTTATCCTGAaggcagtccaaagacattggaagatgtggatccTCTGCTTAAATTTGTAGTGGTTATACATAAATCTGTGGACTTCAACTGGCTTCAAGCTATGATCACAAGAACAACATTA tcaCTTTGGGACAAGCTGTTTTTCTGGCAAAAGGTACCAGAGCACATTCCTGTTGATCCTTCTAAGTTCCATTTACTGAATCCAGAAATCATCAGAGAGACAGCCCTAGATCTGCTCCACTACCCAAAACCTAGACAGCGACGATGGGGCTGGGACCAG AATATCCCTACCTTAGGGGTCTCTGCTATCAACTTGGCAACATACTTGTGTGATGAAGTCAGCTTAGCAGGCTTTGGCTACAATCTCAGCCAGAAGGTGACACCACTACATTACTATGATAACCTACCTATGACTGCTATGTTAAAGCAAACCATGCATAATGTGGATATTGAGACAGTTTTTCTTCAGAGACTGGTAGCAGCAGGTAGCATTTCAGATCTTACAGGGGGTGTACACTGTAGTTTTTGTTAA